In Stigmatopora nigra isolate UIUO_SnigA chromosome 11, RoL_Snig_1.1, whole genome shotgun sequence, the following proteins share a genomic window:
- the cryba2b gene encoding beta-crystallin A2b, whose product MNTQQLEQMGQFKVTVWEEENFQGKRSEFMLECQNITERGFNKIRSIKVENGPWVGYEYPDFQGQQFILEKGDYPRHEAWSGNSSYRTEHILSFRPIKCANHSDSKVTLYENEDFQGRKFEMCDDYPSLQAMGWTTKEVPSIKVNSGAWVAYQFPGYRGYQYILERDRHQGEYRNYNEFSTQAHTNQVQSIRRIQH is encoded by the exons ATGAACACTCAGCAACTGGAGCAGATGGGCCAGTTCAAGGTCACCGTGTGGGAGGAGGAGAACTTCCAGGGAAAACGTAGTGAGTTCATGCTGGAGTGCCAGAACATCACGGAGAGAGGCTTCAACAAGATCCGCTCCATCAAGGTTGAGAACGGACC ATGGGTGGGTTACGAATACCCCGATTTCCAAGGCCAGCAGTTCATCCTGGAGAAGGGGGACTACCCTCGTCACGAGGCCTGGAGCGGAAATAGCAGCTACAGAACCGAGCACATTCTTTCCTTCAGACCCATCAAGTGCGCC AATCACAGCGACAGCAAGGTGACTCTGTACGAGAACGAGGACTTCCAGGGTCGTAAATTCGAGATGTGCGATGACTACCCTTCTCTACAGGCCATGGGCTGGACCACCAAGGAGGTGCCGTCTATCAAAGTCAACTCCGGAGC CTGGGTGGCATATCAGTTCCCCGGTTACCGTGGTTACCAGTACATCctggagagagacagacaccAAGGAGAGTACAGAAACTACAACGAGTTCAGCACCCAAGCTCACACCAACCAGGTGCAGTCCATCCGGAGAATCCAGCACTAG
- the umps gene encoding uridine 5'-monophosphate synthase isoform X1, which translates to MADVCLDTFILKLQDVNAVKFGEYKLKSGIMTPIYIDLRVLVSHPLLLNQMSKFIYQRALKEHLKFDLLCGVPYTALPIATIICSTHELPMVIRRKEAKNYGTKRMVEGSFKEGETCLIIEDTVTSGASILETAEVLYKEGLKVTDAIVLMDREQGAVDMLASKGIRLHPIISMFRLLDVLKASDRIDALTAQSVREFILANNTFRPNKENGGDLPAPKRQCVERELSYEDRAKLPNVHPMAKTLFTVMAAKQSNLCVSADVTSSEELLKLADLLGPKICLLKTHVDILTVFDFTEVFSQKLKAVAEKHNFLIFEDRKFADIGNTVKHQYEGGLYRISSWSHVVNAHAVPGAGLVSGLASVGKPLGRGCLLIAQMSSQGSLATGSYTEAAVKMAEEHSDFVMGFICGSKVTKRPEFVHMTPGVRMTAGGDTLGQQYTTPLEVIFHKGCDVIIVGRGILEASDRLDAAEAYRKSGWEAYTRRITQSGQ; encoded by the exons ATGGCAGACGTTTGTTTAGATACCTTCATCCTGAAGCTGCAAGATGTAAATGCTGTGAAGTTTGGAGAATACAAGCTCAAAAGCGGCATCATGACACCTATTTACATCGACTTGAGAGTCCTCGTGTCTCACCCACTGCTCCTCAATCAG ATGTCCAAATTCATCTACCAAAGAGCTTTAAAAGAGCACCTCAAGTTTGACCTACTTTGTGGGGTGCCATACACTGCCTTGCCAATTGCCACCATCATCTGCTCCACCCACGAGCTGCCCATGGTCATCAGGCGCAAGGAAGCCAAGAACTACG GAACCAAGCGTATGGTCGAGGGCTCATTCAAAGAGGGAGAAACTTGCCTCATCATTGAAGATACAGTGACCAGTGGTGCCAGCATCCTGGAAACTGCAGAAGTGCTGTACAAAGAAGGACTGAAG GTGACGGACGCCATCGTGTTGATGGACCGAGAACAAGGAGCGGTAGACATGCTGGCCTCCAAAGGCATCAGGCTGCATCCCATCATTTCCATGTTCAGGCTGCTGGACGTGCTTAAGGCCTCTGATCGGATCGACGCATTGACGGCCCAAAGCGTGCGCGAGTTCATCTTGGCCAACAACACTTTTAG GCCAAATAAGGAGAATGGCGGTGACCTTCCAGCGCCTAAGAGGCAATGTGTGGAACGGGAGCTAAGCTATGAAGATAGAGCCAAACTTCCAA atgtTCACCCCATGGCGAAGACGCTGTTTACCGTGATGGCGGCCAAGCAGTCCAACTTGTGCGTCTCTGCCGACGTCACCAGCAGCGAAGAGCTGCTCAAGCTCGCCGACCTGCTCGGTCCCAAGATTTGCTTATTAAAGACCCACGTGGATATTTTGACGGTATTT GATTTCACCGAAGTATTCAGTCAGAAGCTGAAGGCCGTCGCTGAGAAGCACAACTTCCTCATATTTGAAGACCGGAAATTTGCCGATATTGGAAATACGGTCAAGCATCAGTATGAAG GTGGTTTGTACCGGATCTCTTCGTGGTCACACGTAGTGAACGCTCACGCGGTGCCGGGGGCCGGTCTCGTGAGCGGCCTGGCTTCTGTCGGCAAGCCGCTGGGTCGAGGCTGTCTCCTAATTGCGCAAATGAGCTCGCAGGGATCGCTGGCGACGGGCAGCTACACCGAGGCGGCG gtgaaaATGGCTGAAGAGCATTCTGACTTTGTCATGGGCTTTATCTgcgggtcaaaggtcacaaagaGACCCGAGTTTGTCCACATGACACCAGGCGTGCGAATGACAGCTGGAG GAGACACGTTGGGTCAGCAGTACACCACGCCACTGGAGGTCATCTTCCATAAGGGATGCGACGTTATCATCGTTGGACGCGGCATTTTGGAAGCGTCCGATAGGCTGGATGCCGCCGAGGCTTATAGGAAGTCGGGCTGGGAGGCGTACACCCGTAGAATAACCCAGAGTGGGCAATAA
- the umps gene encoding uridine 5'-monophosphate synthase isoform X2: MADVCLDTFILKLQDVNAVKFGEYKLKSGIMTPIYIDLRVLVSHPLLLNQMSKFIYQRALKEHLKFDLLCGVPYTALPIATIICSTHELPMVIRRKEAKNYGTKRMVEGSFKEGETCLIIEDTVTSGASILETAEVLYKEGLKVTDAIVLMDREQGAVDMLASKGIRLHPIISMFRLLDVLKASDRIDALTAQSVREFILANNTFRPNKENGGDLPAPKRQCVERELSYEDRAKLPNVHPMAKTLFTVMAAKQSNLCVSADVTSSEELLKLADLLGPKICLLKTHVDILTDFTEVFSQKLKAVAEKHNFLIFEDRKFADIGNTVKHQYEGGLYRISSWSHVVNAHAVPGAGLVSGLASVGKPLGRGCLLIAQMSSQGSLATGSYTEAAVKMAEEHSDFVMGFICGSKVTKRPEFVHMTPGVRMTAGGDTLGQQYTTPLEVIFHKGCDVIIVGRGILEASDRLDAAEAYRKSGWEAYTRRITQSGQ; the protein is encoded by the exons ATGGCAGACGTTTGTTTAGATACCTTCATCCTGAAGCTGCAAGATGTAAATGCTGTGAAGTTTGGAGAATACAAGCTCAAAAGCGGCATCATGACACCTATTTACATCGACTTGAGAGTCCTCGTGTCTCACCCACTGCTCCTCAATCAG ATGTCCAAATTCATCTACCAAAGAGCTTTAAAAGAGCACCTCAAGTTTGACCTACTTTGTGGGGTGCCATACACTGCCTTGCCAATTGCCACCATCATCTGCTCCACCCACGAGCTGCCCATGGTCATCAGGCGCAAGGAAGCCAAGAACTACG GAACCAAGCGTATGGTCGAGGGCTCATTCAAAGAGGGAGAAACTTGCCTCATCATTGAAGATACAGTGACCAGTGGTGCCAGCATCCTGGAAACTGCAGAAGTGCTGTACAAAGAAGGACTGAAG GTGACGGACGCCATCGTGTTGATGGACCGAGAACAAGGAGCGGTAGACATGCTGGCCTCCAAAGGCATCAGGCTGCATCCCATCATTTCCATGTTCAGGCTGCTGGACGTGCTTAAGGCCTCTGATCGGATCGACGCATTGACGGCCCAAAGCGTGCGCGAGTTCATCTTGGCCAACAACACTTTTAG GCCAAATAAGGAGAATGGCGGTGACCTTCCAGCGCCTAAGAGGCAATGTGTGGAACGGGAGCTAAGCTATGAAGATAGAGCCAAACTTCCAA atgtTCACCCCATGGCGAAGACGCTGTTTACCGTGATGGCGGCCAAGCAGTCCAACTTGTGCGTCTCTGCCGACGTCACCAGCAGCGAAGAGCTGCTCAAGCTCGCCGACCTGCTCGGTCCCAAGATTTGCTTATTAAAGACCCACGTGGATATTTTGACG GATTTCACCGAAGTATTCAGTCAGAAGCTGAAGGCCGTCGCTGAGAAGCACAACTTCCTCATATTTGAAGACCGGAAATTTGCCGATATTGGAAATACGGTCAAGCATCAGTATGAAG GTGGTTTGTACCGGATCTCTTCGTGGTCACACGTAGTGAACGCTCACGCGGTGCCGGGGGCCGGTCTCGTGAGCGGCCTGGCTTCTGTCGGCAAGCCGCTGGGTCGAGGCTGTCTCCTAATTGCGCAAATGAGCTCGCAGGGATCGCTGGCGACGGGCAGCTACACCGAGGCGGCG gtgaaaATGGCTGAAGAGCATTCTGACTTTGTCATGGGCTTTATCTgcgggtcaaaggtcacaaagaGACCCGAGTTTGTCCACATGACACCAGGCGTGCGAATGACAGCTGGAG GAGACACGTTGGGTCAGCAGTACACCACGCCACTGGAGGTCATCTTCCATAAGGGATGCGACGTTATCATCGTTGGACGCGGCATTTTGGAAGCGTCCGATAGGCTGGATGCCGCCGAGGCTTATAGGAAGTCGGGCTGGGAGGCGTACACCCGTAGAATAACCCAGAGTGGGCAATAA